Below is a genomic region from bacterium.
CGACGTAGACGTTGCCTGCATGTACGACTGCTTCACCTACACCGTGATGGTCACGCTCGAGGAGTTCGGTTACTGCGGACGCGGCGAGGTGGGCGACTTCTTCCGCGAAGGAAGAGCGACGTACGGCGGCGAAGTCGTGGTCAATCCACATGGCGGACTCCTCTCGGAGGGATATATCCACGGTCTGAACCACAGTTTCGAGGCGGTCCTTCAGCTACGTGGCGACGCGGGCGTCCGGCAAGTCGATGCGGCGGAGGTCGCGCTGGTCACCGCCGGTGCGGGGCCCTATGGAGGCGCCATGCTGCTAGCGGTGTCTCGATGAGCGACCGGGCGACGATGCTTCCGCCGCAGCCCCAGCCGGACTTCGATACCGAAGGATTCTGGAAGGCCACGGCGTCCGGACGGGTCGAGCTGTGTCGATGCGTGGAATGTGGCCTCTGGCATCATCCGCCGCTCGAGCGATGCCGTGCGTGCGCGGGCAAAACCACTTTCGCGCCGATCGCCGGAACCGGTCGTCTGCGAAGCTTCATCGTGGTCCAGCACGGCGCGGTGCCCGGATACCTCGACGCCATCCCCTACGTCGTCGGGTTGGTCGAGCTCGACGAGCAGTCGGGGCTCCGTCTGGCCGGTCGCGTCCTCGACGTGCGGCCCGGCGAGCTGGCGTGCGGTGCCCGCGTCCGGAGTGAGGTGATCTCGCTGCCGCCAGGAGAATTTTCGGTGGTCGGTTTTCGAATCGAAGGTGTT
It encodes:
- a CDS encoding OB-fold domain-containing protein; translated protein: MSDRATMLPPQPQPDFDTEGFWKATASGRVELCRCVECGLWHHPPLERCRACAGKTTFAPIAGTGRLRSFIVVQHGAVPGYLDAIPYVVGLVELDEQSGLRLAGRVLDVRPGELACGARVRSEVISLPPGEFSVVGFRIEGVPDNREEEVA